One window of Lacerta agilis isolate rLacAgi1 chromosome 14, rLacAgi1.pri, whole genome shotgun sequence genomic DNA carries:
- the MYBPC2 gene encoding myosin-binding protein C, fast-type, translating into MPEPAKPAAKKKEVKKKEDPKAAKKEEKKEEAKAEAPAEQAPSAEGKGEPSTQSDALFLKKPESALIESGKDVDIIVQVNGALLPCKPTVKWFKGKWLELGIKSGLRFQFKDSFDKEKNVYTYELKIGKVVIGDRGDYRFEVAAKDKFDSCTFNIDVEAPRTEESAGVLQAFKRTGEGGKDDTAGELDFSGLLKKREGQQQLEEEKKKKKKDDDDDLGIPPEIWELLKGVTKKSEYERIAFEYGITDLRGMLKRLKKAKVEVKKSEAFIKKLDPAYQVDKGHKIKMYVELSDPDLNIKWMKNGQVIKPSGKYIFENVGKKRILTITKTTLADDAAYECVCGDERCFTEVFVKEPPVLIVGALDDQQVFVGDKVEMEVEVSEEGAQVIWSKDGVELTREETFKYRFKKDGKKHILIINEATKEDAGRYQIMTNGGQSAADLVVEDKQLEVLQGIADLTVKATEQAVFKCEVSDEKVTGKWYKNGVEVRPSKRITISHKGRFHKLVIDDVRPEDEGDYTFVPDGYALSLSAKLNFLEIKIEYVPKQEPPKIHLDCSGKTNENTLVVVAGNKLRLDVSITGEPAPVATWMRGTEVFAEKEGRVRIEERNELSSFVIESAERSDEGSYTIKVTNPVGEDVATLNIKVVDVPDPPESVRITSVGEDWAILVWDVPKYDGGMPVTGYLMERKKKGSMRWMKLNFDVFTETTYESTKMIEGVLYEMRVFAVNAIGVSQPSLNTKPFMPIAPTSEPLHLTLEDVTDTTATLKWRAPDRIGAGGIDGYLIEYCKEGTDEWVAANTELVERCGYTAKGLPTGEKLLFRVIAVNIAGKSLPATLPQPVTIREIVQQPKIRLPRQLRTTYIRRVGEQVNLVIPFQGKPRPVVTWSKDGKPLDPKEVNVRTSELDTILFIRKAQRHHSGFYELSVKIENMEDKATIKIRVVEKPGPAHNVMVKEVWGFNALVEWEPPKDDGNSEITGYSIQKADKKTMEWFTVYEHNRLTRCTVSDLIIGNEYYFRVYSENICGLSEAPGVSKNTANIQKSGIICKQLNYKEHDFSLAPVFLTPLVDRTVVAGYTTALNCAVRGFPKPKIIWMKNKMDISGDPKFLQKNNQGVLTLNIRKPSPFDSGTYSCKAVNELGEAIVDCKLEVKAPQ; encoded by the exons CTGAAGGTAAAGGGGAGCCCTCCACTCAGTCGGATGCCCTCTTCCTCAAGAAGCCAGAAAGCGCCTTAATAGAAAGTG GGAAGGATGTTGATATCATAGTGCAGGTGAACGGGGCTCTGCTGCCTTGCAAGCCCACCGTCAAATGGTTCAAGGGGAAATGGCTGGAGCTGGGTATCAAGAGCGGACTGAGGTTCCAGTTCAAGGACAGCTTCGACAAGGAGAAAAAC GTTTACACCTATGAGCTAAAAATTGGCAAAGTGGTAATCGGAGACCGAGGGGACTATCGCTTTGAGGTGGCAGCCAAGGACAAGTTTGACAGCTGCACCTTCAACATCGACGTGGAAG CACCAAGGACAGAGGAAAGCGCCGGTGTGCTGCAGGCTTTCAAAAGGAC AGGGGAAGGCGGCAAAGACGATACTGCTGGAGAGCTGGACTTCAGCGGGTTGCTGAAGAAGAG AGAGGGccagcagcagctggaagaggagaagaagaagaagaagaaggatgacGACGACGATTTGGGGATCCCGCCGGAGATCTGGGAGCTGCTTAAAGGCGTGACCAAGAAGAGCGAGTACGAGCGCATTGCCTTTGAGTATGGCATTACCGACCTCCGCGGCATGCTGAAGAGGCTCAAGAAAGCCAAGGTGGAAGTCAAAAAGAGTGAAG CCTTTATCAAAAAACTGGACCCAGCCTACCAAGTTGACAAAGGGCACAAGATCAAGATGTATGTGGAGCTGAGCGACCCAGACCTTAATATCAAATGGATGAAGAATGGCCAAGTGATCAAGCCCAGTGGAAA ATACATCTTTGAGAACGTGGGCAAGAAACGCATCCTGACCATCACTAAGACCACGCTGGCTGATGACGCAGCCTATGAATGCGTTTGTGGAGATGAGAGGTGCTTCACGGAGGTCTTTGTTAAAG AACCACCTGTCCTGATCGTGGGTGCCCTGGATGACCAGCAAGTGTTCGTTGGGGACAAGGTGGAGATGGAAGTGGAAGTGTCTGAGGAAGGAGCCCAGGTGATATG GTCGAAGGATGGTGTAGAGCTGACTCGTGAAGAGACGTTCAAGTACCGCTTCAAAAAGGATGGCAAAAAGCACATTCTCATAATCAACGAAGCCACCAAGGAGGATGCTGGGCGCTACCAGATCATGACCAACGGTGGCCAGTCAGCGGCAGACCTTGTGGTTGAAG ATAAACAGCTGGAGGTTCTTCAGGGCATTGCTGACCTTACCGTCAAAGCCACGGAGCAGGCCGTCTTCAAGTGTGAAGTGTCCGATGAGAAGGTTACCGGCAAATGGTACAAAAACGGAGTCGAGGTCCGACCCAGCAAACGCATCACGATCTCTCACAAGGGCAG GTTCCACAAGCTGGTCATCGATGACGTGAGGCCAGAGGACGAGGGAGACTACACCTTCGTCCCTGATGGATATGCTCTTTCTCTGTCCGCCAAGCTCAACTTCCTGG AAATCAAGATTGAATATGTCCCCAAGCAAG AGCCCCCCAAGATCCACTTGGATTGTTCCGGAAAGACTAATGAAAACACCCTTGTGGTGGTTGCTGGGAACAAGCTGCGCTTGGACGTGTCCATCACTGGGGAACCAGCACCTGTGGCCACCTGGATGAGGGGTACTGAG GTCTTTGCGGAGAAGGAGGGCCGGGTCCGTATAGAGGAGAGGAACGAGCTGAGCAGCTTTGTGATAGAGAGTGCCGAGCGCTCAGATGAAGGGAGCTACACCATCAAGGTGACCAATCCGGTGGGGGAGGACGTAGCGACCCTCAATATCAAGGTGGTGG ACGTCCCCGATCCTCCGGAATCCGTGCGCATCACTTCGGTGGGAGAGGACTGGGCCATTTTGGTGTGGGATGTGCCCAAATACGATGGCGGCATGCCTGTGACTG GGTACCTGATGGAGCGCAAGAAGAAAGGAAGCATGCGTTGGATGAAGCTGAATTTCGACGTTTTCACCGAGACAACCTATGAGTCCACCAAGATGATTGAGGGGGTGCTGTATGAGATGCGGGTCTTTGCCGTCAACGCAATCGGAGTCTCTCAGCCCAGCCTGAACACCAAACCTTTCATGCCTATCG cCCCCACTAGTGAGCCACTCCACCTCACCTTGGAAGATGTCACAGACACCACGGCCACTTTGAAGTGGCGTGCTCCAGACCGGATTGGTGCAGGGGGCATTGATGGCTACCTCATTGAGTACTGCAAGGAAGGAA CCGACGAATGGGTAGCTGCCAACACAGAGCTGGTCGAACGCTGTGGCTACACCGCTAAGGGACTTCCTACAGGGGAGAAGCTTTTGTTCCGGGTCATTGCAGTCAACATCGCTGGCAAGAGTTTACCAGCCACCCTTCCGCAGCCGGTCACTATCCGAGAGATTGTCC AGCAGCCCAAGATCCGCCTTCCTCGCCAACTCCGGACGACGTACATCAGGAGAGTTGGAGAACAGGTCAACTTGGTGATCCCATTCCAG GGTAAACCCCGCCCTGTAGTCACCTGGTCAAAGGATGGGAAGCCTCTGGACCCCAAAGAGGTCAACGTCCGCACCTCCGAATTGGACACCATCCTTTTCATACGCAAAGCTCAACGGCACCACTCGGGCTTCTACGAACTCTCGGTTAAGATTGAAAACATGGAGGACAAGGCCACCATCAAGATCCGGGTTGTTG AGAAACCAGGTCCAGCCCACAACGTGATGGTGAAGGAAGTGTGGGGCTTTAATGCCTTAGTTGAGTGGGAACCTCCCAAGGACGATGGGAATTCGGAGATTACGGGCTACTCCATCCAAAAAGCTGACAAGAAGACCATG GAGTGGTTCACAGTATACGAGCACAACCGCCTTACCCGCTGCACAGTGTCTGACCTCATCATCGGCAACGAATACTACTTCCGAGTCTACAGCGAGAACATCTGTGGGCTTAGCGAAGCTCCCGGGGTCTCCAAAAACACTGCCAACATCCAGAAATCTG GAATAATCTGTAAACAGCTAAACTACAAGGAACACGACTTCAGCCTTGCACCTGTGTTCCTGACGCCACTGGTGGACCGGACAGTCGTGGCTGGGTATACCACTGCCTTGAACTGTGCTGTGAGAGGATTTCCTAAA CCCAAAATAATCTGGATGAAGAACAAAATGGACATCAGCGGGGACCCAAAGTTCCTGCAGAAAAACAACCAGGGAGTGCTGACCCTCAACATCCGCAAGCCGAGCCCTTTTGACAGCGGCACTTACTCCTGCAAGGCTGTCAATGAACTGGGGGAGGCCATAGTGGATTGCAAGCTGGAAGTCAAAG CGCCACAGTAA